Genomic segment of Sodaliphilus pleomorphus:
AATAGAAAATTCATTTATTTACTACTGAAATAATAATGTGCTAAAGATTGGGATGCAACTCTTCAGGCGTTCATTCTTTAGCACATTTTTGTTTGTCATTACGGCATGAGACGTTCTATACATATCTTTGTTTCAGCAACAGCATTATTGTTGATGCTATTGCTCGTGTCGTGCCATGTGACAAAAGGTGCCGTGCCGCTGCGTCCCAAGGGTGGAGGTGGACAGTCGTCGGCAGTAGCTATACCAGAAGAATGGAAAAACCTCACTATCGCCCTCGGTCCAGGCGACAACAAGCGGCTGTATCGTGAGGTGAAAAGCTGGCTTGGTGTGCCCTATTTCTATGGCGGGCACAGCAAGACAGGAGCCGATTGCTCGGGCTTTGTAATGGAGGTGTATAAAGCTGTGTATGGAAAGGATATACAGCGCAACTCGGCAAAAATATTCCAGCAGAATTGCCGTGAAATCGAGAAAAGCGACTT
This window contains:
- a CDS encoding C40 family peptidase, whose amino-acid sequence is MLLLVSCHVTKGAVPLRPKGGGGQSSAVAIPEEWKNLTIALGPGDNKRLYREVKSWLGVPYFYGGHSKTGADCSGFVMEVYKAVYGKDIQRNSAKIFQQNCREIEKSDLSEGDLVFFCTRATNTGTINHVGLYLKENKFAHASSRGVVVADLNQNYWTAHWVAAGRVCR